In Aspergillus luchuensis IFO 4308 DNA, chromosome 1, nearly complete sequence, the following are encoded in one genomic region:
- a CDS encoding endo alpha-1,4 polygalactosaminidase (CAZy:GH114;~COG:S;~EggNog:ENOG410PJDR;~InterPro:IPR017853,IPR004352,IPR013785;~PFAM:PF03537;~TransMembrane:1 (i26-51o);~go_function: GO:0003824 - catalytic activity [Evidence IEA]) — MEPASEAALKGPPTRGWKTWTFKKKLLIIGGIIGFIIALGIGLGVGLGVGLGGGGGGEEEGGGGETTPPSSGNYTTAKWQPAVGTSWQIELLYSLNDTSVDVDVYDIDLFNNNKSVINDLQKAGRKVICYFSAGSYENWRPDKDKFNSDDLGSDLDGWPGEKWINISSPRIRNIMLTRLDLAQNKSCDGVDPDNVDGYDNDNGLDLTEADSISYMNWMANEAHARNMSIGLKNAGAIISSVIKNMQWSVNEQCAQYDECDTYAAFIKAGKPVFHIEYPKGDDTNNNLSVSSSEKSKACNATDSGNFSTVIKNMDLDNWIEMC, encoded by the coding sequence ATGGAGCCAGCCAGTGAGGCCGCCCTCAAGGGCCCTCCCACAAGGGGATGGAAGACGTGGActttcaagaagaagctcctcatcatcggaggGATCATCGGGTTTATCATCGCCCTGGGTATTGGTCTTGGAGTCGGACTGGGTGTTGGATtaggcggcggagggggaggagaggaagagggaggaggcgggGAGACGACGCCGCCCAGTTCAGGCAATTACACCACAGCCAAATGGCAGCCCGCCGTCGGCACTAGCTGGCAGATCGAATTGCTCTATTCTTTGAACGACACCTCCGTCGACGTGGATGTTTACGACATTGACCTGTTCAACAATAACAAGTCTGTAATCAACGATCTGCAAAAGGCAGGCCGTAAAGTCATCTGCTACTTCTCCGCCGGCAGCTACGAGAATTGGCGTCCGGATAAGGACAAGTTCAACTCGGATGATCTGGGCAGCGACCTGGACGGATGGCCCGGCGAGAAATGGATCAACATCAGCTCCCCTCGCATTCGCAATATCATGCTCACGCGCCTGGATCTGGCTCAGAACAAGAGCTGCGACGGGGTGGACCCGGATAATGTCGACGGGTACGACAATGATAACGGGCTGGATCTGACGGAGGCCGATTCGATCAGCTACATGAACTGGATGGCCAATGAGGCCCATGCGCGCAACATGTCCATCGGATTGAAGAACGCGGGGGCCATCATCTCGTCGGTCATTAAGAACATGCAATGGAGCGTCAATGAGCAATGCGCGCAGTACGACGAGTGCGACACCTACGCGGCCTTCATCAAGGCAGGGAAGCCCGTCTTCCACATCGAATACCCCAAGGGTGacgacaccaacaacaacctgtCAGTGAGCTCGAGTGAGAAGTCCAAGGCGTGCAACGCCACTGATTCGGGCAATTTCTCCACGGTGATCAAGAACATGGACCTGGACAATTGGATCGAGATGTGCTAG